One Drosophila yakuba strain Tai18E2 chromosome 4, Prin_Dyak_Tai18E2_2.1, whole genome shotgun sequence genomic window carries:
- the LOC6523771 gene encoding uncharacterized protein LOC6523771 isoform X3 — MDTQNPNSSKISSGNGLPAKKNKSKRSKTNEQNINMSTITEKLENCHQCKKPVYKMEEVILRLKTETTIFHKTCLRCNDCGKHLKFDSYNVHDGSLYCSMHFKLIFAPKVVCEEFTPRKPQLIISENQPIILPPDVARASDKPSLGLDELQQLNVRSKFKVFENGFKEHNNLVEHQDTAIAHSKSIQSTLTKLHKLGIPYSEVQKLDDNNNSDNNNGTTDDESDVNLMCSKKDLKRETPVGLGEAMNDIRSKFEQGDLMEKEGRREERKQEIQNIRSRLFLGKQAKIKEMYKLAVAESELAVTSVGKTPDILVIKPTQEIKNRFENGEVFKDKIPSSEVRFGIHADADVFESGISKASRNIFMELDANIISGLSTDVQYTLPDKKYRAHIKKGQENTDVDVIKSDSKPEEVKVATEELSQKFKFFETYSPAENKKKIFRMTPPREGVVKLPTPDSDPNRTINTNLYNDNVLQTTKTMSTILNKFREMEEQKMSDEHKENTPKPLKCFTPPPEISHHFITSDTEDEDESDYEKNSESDEKGSEIDPSNSCNNDNALHEAQNVARAKQLRAKFEKWQDNEIEREIKEGRVDIYSQLISNESIESAKTIRERFENMKNSNTKQENTSKTQIKRFV, encoded by the exons ATGGACACTCAGAATCCAAATAGTTCAAAAATATCTTCCGGAAATGGATTacccgcaaaaaaaaacaaatcaaaaaggtcaaaaacaaacgaacaaaatataaatatg TCTACAATTACTGAGAAGTTGGAAAACTGTCACCAATGCAAGAAACCCGTATACAAAATGGAAGAGGTCATTCTTAGGTTGAAGACAGAAACGACTATTTTTCATAAGACGTGCTTACGTTGCAACGACTGCGGCAAACACCTTAA ATTTGATAGCTATAATGTTCATGATGGAAGTCTATATTGCTCTATGCACTTTAAATTAATCTTTGCACCGAAAGTAGTTTGCGAAGAATTTACTCCACGAAAACCACAACTCATAATTAGCGAGAATCAACCAATTATATTACCGCCGGATGTTGCTAGAG CATCCGATAAACCGAGTCTTGGTCTTGACGAGCTTCAACAACTAAATGTGCGCtcaaaatttaaagttttcgaAAATGGCTTTAAGGAACATAATAATTTAGTAGAACATCAAGATACTGCTATTGCGCATAGCAAGTCAATACAGTCTACGCTAACTAAGCTTCATAAGTTAGGGATACCTTATTCAGAAGTACAAAAATTAGATGATAATAACAACAGTGACAATAATAACGGAACAACTGATGACGAAAGCGACGTGAATCTTATGTGCTCAAAAAAGGACTTGAAAAGAGAAACCCCCGTAGGCTTGGGGGAAGCAATGAATGATATAAGATCTAAGTTTGAGCAAGGCGACTTAATGGAAAAGGAAGGGCGCCGCGAggaaagaaaacaagaaatacaaaatatacgCTCTAGATTGTTTTTGGGTAAacaagcaaaaataaaagaaatgtataaattaGCTGTTGCTGAATCAGAACTGGCCGTTACATCTGTGGGTAAAACCCCAGATATTCTTGTCATTAAGCCCACTCAAGAAATAAAGAACCGATTTGAAAATGGTGAAGTTTTTAAAGATAAAATTCCATCGAGCGAAGTAAGGTTTGGTATTCATGCGGATGCGGACGTATTCGAGTCTG gAATAAGCAAAGCATCAAGAAATATCTTTATGGAACTAGATGCAAATATAATTTCGGGTTTAAGCACTGATGTGCAATATACCCTTCCCGATAAGAAATATCGGGCACATATTAAGAAAGGGCAGGAG AATACCGATGTTGACGTTATTAAATCCGACTCAAAGCCAGAAGAAGTTAAGGTCGCCACTGAAGAGTTGTcccaaaaattcaaattcttcGAGACATATTCTCCAGctgaaaataagaaaaaaatatttcgcatGACACCGCCACGTGAGGGCGTTGTAAAGTTGCCAACTCCTGACTCAGATCCGAATCGTACAATTAACACAAATTTATACAATGATAACGTTTTgcagacaacaaaaacaatgtcCACTATTTTGAATAAGTTTCGCGAGATggaagaacaaaaaatgaGTGATGAACACAAGGAAAACACACCAAAGCCATTGAAGTGTTTTACTCCCCCGCCTGAGATTTCACACCATTTTATTACATCAGATACTGAGGATGAAGACGAAAGTGACTATGAAAAGAATAGTGAAAGCGACGAAAAGGGGTCTGAAATTGATCCTTCTAACTCTTGTAACAACGATAATGCGCTTCACGAG GCGCAAAATGTTGCACGTGCTAAGCAATTGAGAGCgaaatttgaaaaatggcAGGATAACGAAATAGAACGTGAAATAAAGGAAGGTCGCGTCGACATATATTCACAGCTTATTTCAAACGAATCTATTGAAAGTGCCAAAAC AATACGGGAACGCtttgaaaatatgaaaaattcGAACACGAAACAAGAGAACACATCAAAAACTCAAATAAAACGATTTGTT TAA
- the LOC6523771 gene encoding uncharacterized protein LOC6523771 isoform X2 yields MDTQNPNSSKISSGNGLPAKKNKSKRSKTNEQNINMKKSFSKFDDLQKRNVIHSTITEKLENCHQCKKPVYKMEEVILRLKTETTIFHKTCLRCNDCGKHLKFDSYNVHDGSLYCSMHFKLIFAPKVVCEEFTPRKPQLIISENQPIILPPDVARASDKPSLGLDELQQLNVRSKFKVFENGFKEHNNLVEHQDTAIAHSKSIQSTLTKLHKLGIPYSEVQKLDDNNNSDNNNGTTDDESDVNLMCSKKDLKRETPVGLGEAMNDIRSKFEQGDLMEKEGRREERKQEIQNIRSRLFLGKQAKIKEMYKLAVAESELAVTSVGKTPDILVIKPTQEIKNRFENGEVFKDKIPSSEVRFGIHADADVFESGISKASRNIFMELDANIISGLSTDVQYTLPDKKYRAHIKKGQENTDVDVIKSDSKPEEVKVATEELSQKFKFFETYSPAENKKKIFRMTPPREGVVKLPTPDSDPNRTINTNLYNDNVLQTTKTMSTILNKFREMEEQKMSDEHKENTPKPLKCFTPPPEISHHFITSDTEDEDESDYEKNSESDEKGSEIDPSNSCNNDNALHEAQNVARAKQLRAKFEKWQDNEIEREIKEGRVDIYSQLISNESIESAKTIRERFENMKNSNTKQENTSKTQIKRFV; encoded by the exons ATGGACACTCAGAATCCAAATAGTTCAAAAATATCTTCCGGAAATGGATTacccgcaaaaaaaaacaaatcaaaaaggtcaaaaacaaacgaacaaaatataaatatg aaaaaaagtttttcaaaattcgaTGATCTACAAAAACGTAATGTAATTCAT TCTACAATTACTGAGAAGTTGGAAAACTGTCACCAATGCAAGAAACCCGTATACAAAATGGAAGAGGTCATTCTTAGGTTGAAGACAGAAACGACTATTTTTCATAAGACGTGCTTACGTTGCAACGACTGCGGCAAACACCTTAA ATTTGATAGCTATAATGTTCATGATGGAAGTCTATATTGCTCTATGCACTTTAAATTAATCTTTGCACCGAAAGTAGTTTGCGAAGAATTTACTCCACGAAAACCACAACTCATAATTAGCGAGAATCAACCAATTATATTACCGCCGGATGTTGCTAGAG CATCCGATAAACCGAGTCTTGGTCTTGACGAGCTTCAACAACTAAATGTGCGCtcaaaatttaaagttttcgaAAATGGCTTTAAGGAACATAATAATTTAGTAGAACATCAAGATACTGCTATTGCGCATAGCAAGTCAATACAGTCTACGCTAACTAAGCTTCATAAGTTAGGGATACCTTATTCAGAAGTACAAAAATTAGATGATAATAACAACAGTGACAATAATAACGGAACAACTGATGACGAAAGCGACGTGAATCTTATGTGCTCAAAAAAGGACTTGAAAAGAGAAACCCCCGTAGGCTTGGGGGAAGCAATGAATGATATAAGATCTAAGTTTGAGCAAGGCGACTTAATGGAAAAGGAAGGGCGCCGCGAggaaagaaaacaagaaatacaaaatatacgCTCTAGATTGTTTTTGGGTAAacaagcaaaaataaaagaaatgtataaattaGCTGTTGCTGAATCAGAACTGGCCGTTACATCTGTGGGTAAAACCCCAGATATTCTTGTCATTAAGCCCACTCAAGAAATAAAGAACCGATTTGAAAATGGTGAAGTTTTTAAAGATAAAATTCCATCGAGCGAAGTAAGGTTTGGTATTCATGCGGATGCGGACGTATTCGAGTCTG gAATAAGCAAAGCATCAAGAAATATCTTTATGGAACTAGATGCAAATATAATTTCGGGTTTAAGCACTGATGTGCAATATACCCTTCCCGATAAGAAATATCGGGCACATATTAAGAAAGGGCAGGAG AATACCGATGTTGACGTTATTAAATCCGACTCAAAGCCAGAAGAAGTTAAGGTCGCCACTGAAGAGTTGTcccaaaaattcaaattcttcGAGACATATTCTCCAGctgaaaataagaaaaaaatatttcgcatGACACCGCCACGTGAGGGCGTTGTAAAGTTGCCAACTCCTGACTCAGATCCGAATCGTACAATTAACACAAATTTATACAATGATAACGTTTTgcagacaacaaaaacaatgtcCACTATTTTGAATAAGTTTCGCGAGATggaagaacaaaaaatgaGTGATGAACACAAGGAAAACACACCAAAGCCATTGAAGTGTTTTACTCCCCCGCCTGAGATTTCACACCATTTTATTACATCAGATACTGAGGATGAAGACGAAAGTGACTATGAAAAGAATAGTGAAAGCGACGAAAAGGGGTCTGAAATTGATCCTTCTAACTCTTGTAACAACGATAATGCGCTTCACGAG GCGCAAAATGTTGCACGTGCTAAGCAATTGAGAGCgaaatttgaaaaatggcAGGATAACGAAATAGAACGTGAAATAAAGGAAGGTCGCGTCGACATATATTCACAGCTTATTTCAAACGAATCTATTGAAAGTGCCAAAAC AATACGGGAACGCtttgaaaatatgaaaaattcGAACACGAAACAAGAGAACACATCAAAAACTCAAATAAAACGATTTGTT TAA
- the LOC6523772 gene encoding phosphatidylinositol 5-phosphate 4-kinase type-2 beta isoform X2, with amino-acid sequence MEKKISSTSQPRILKKKHFRVKHQKVKLFRANEPILSVFMWGINHTINELSHVNIPVMLLPDDFRAYSKIKVDNHLFNKENMPSHFKVKEYCPLVFRNLRERFGVDDVDYRESLTRSQPIQIDSSGKSGAQFYQSYDRFFIIKSLTSEEIERMHAFLKQYHPYVVERHGKTLLPQYLGMYRITVESVQYYFVVMRNVFSSHLTIHKKFDLKGSTVDREASEKELEKNLPTFKDNDFIKQKVKLDIGKEAKNKLMNTLSNDVDKNAKFTLLQLLTFLHNME; translated from the exons atggaaaaaaaaatctcaTCGACATCCCAGCCCCGGATTTTAAAAAAGAAGCACTTCAGGGTTAAGCATCAAAAGGTTAAGTTATTTAGAGCCAATGAACCAATTTTAAGTGTGTTCATGTGGGGAATAAATCACACT ATTAATGAATTAAGTCACGTAAACATACCTGTAATGCTTTTGCCAGACGACTTTCGTGCTTATTCTAAAATTAAGGTGGATAATCATCTATTTAATAA AGAAAACATGCCGTCACATTTCAAAGTCAAGGAATATTGTCCTCTTGTGTTTAGAAATTTGCGTGAAAGATTTGGAGTTGATGATGTAGACTACCGCGAGTCCTTAACTCGATCCCAACCTATTCAAATTGATTCGTCTGGAAAATCAGGAGCACAATTTTATCAGAGTTATGATAggttttttattataaaaagtttgACATCGGAAGAAATTGAACGAATGCACGCATTTTTAAAGCAATACCACCCG TACGTTGTGGAAAGACATGGAAAAACGCTGTTGCCGCAATATTTGGGAATGTATCGTATCACTGTAGAAAGTGTGCAATATTACTTCGTCGTCATGAGGAATGTTTTCAGCTCCCACTTGACAATACACAA AAAGTTTGATTTAAAAGGTAGCACCGTTGATCGGGAAGCATCAGAAAAGgaacttgaaaaaaatttgCCGACTTTCAAAGACAATgattttataaaacaaaaagttaaattgGACATTGGAAAAGAAGCTAAGAACAAGCTTATGAATACCCTAAGCAATGATGTGGAt AAAAACGCGAAATTTACTTTATTGCAATTATTGACGTTCTTACACAATATGGAGTAA
- the LOC6523772 gene encoding phosphatidylinositol 5-phosphate 4-kinase type-2 beta isoform X1: MEKKISSTSQPRILKKKHFRVKHQKVKLFRANEPILSVFMWGINHTINELSHVNIPVMLLPDDFRAYSKIKVDNHLFNKENMPSHFKVKEYCPLVFRNLRERFGVDDVDYRESLTRSQPIQIDSSGKSGAQFYQSYDRFFIIKSLTSEEIERMHAFLKQYHPYVVERHGKTLLPQYLGMYRITVESVQYYFVVMRNVFSSHLTIHKKFDLKGSTVDREASEKELEKNLPTFKDNDFIKQKVKLDIGKEAKNKLMNTLSNDVDLLTRLHIMDYSLLVGVHDCVRAEEEALQGDNILTAGRSENSESEECDSGERWTYNTPPDSPRGAQYKEVVYEVDIYDIPSIEEKREIYFIAIIDVLTQYGVKKQAAKAAKTVKYGSNVDGISTCDPEQYAKRFLDFMDKAIE, from the exons atggaaaaaaaaatctcaTCGACATCCCAGCCCCGGATTTTAAAAAAGAAGCACTTCAGGGTTAAGCATCAAAAGGTTAAGTTATTTAGAGCCAATGAACCAATTTTAAGTGTGTTCATGTGGGGAATAAATCACACT ATTAATGAATTAAGTCACGTAAACATACCTGTAATGCTTTTGCCAGACGACTTTCGTGCTTATTCTAAAATTAAGGTGGATAATCATCTATTTAATAA AGAAAACATGCCGTCACATTTCAAAGTCAAGGAATATTGTCCTCTTGTGTTTAGAAATTTGCGTGAAAGATTTGGAGTTGATGATGTAGACTACCGCGAGTCCTTAACTCGATCCCAACCTATTCAAATTGATTCGTCTGGAAAATCAGGAGCACAATTTTATCAGAGTTATGATAggttttttattataaaaagtttgACATCGGAAGAAATTGAACGAATGCACGCATTTTTAAAGCAATACCACCCG TACGTTGTGGAAAGACATGGAAAAACGCTGTTGCCGCAATATTTGGGAATGTATCGTATCACTGTAGAAAGTGTGCAATATTACTTCGTCGTCATGAGGAATGTTTTCAGCTCCCACTTGACAATACACAA AAAGTTTGATTTAAAAGGTAGCACCGTTGATCGGGAAGCATCAGAAAAGgaacttgaaaaaaatttgCCGACTTTCAAAGACAATgattttataaaacaaaaagttaaattgGACATTGGAAAAGAAGCTAAGAACAAGCTTATGAATACCCTAAGCAATGATGTGGAt ctTCTGACTAGGTTGCACATTATGGATTACTCTTTGTTGGTCGGCGTGCACGACTGCGTGCGTGCAGAGGAGGAAGCTTTACAGGGAGATAATATACTAACTGCTGGTCGCAGTGAGAACAGCGAAAGCGAGGAATGCGATAGCGGTGAAcg CTGGACGTATAACACTCCTCCCGATTCTCCAAGAGGTGCACAGTATAAAGAAGTCGTTTATGAAGTTGACATATATGACATTCCGAGTATTGAAG AAAAACGCGAAATTTACTTTATTGCAATTATTGACGTTCTTACACAATATGGAGTAAAAAAACAG GCAGCTAAAGCAGCCAAAACCGTTAAATATGGCAGTAATGTTGATGGTATATCAACCTGTGACCCTGAACAATATGCCAAACGATTCTTGGACTTTATGGATAAAGCTATAGAATAA
- the LOC6523771 gene encoding uncharacterized protein LOC6523771 isoform X1, with protein sequence MDTQNPNSSKISSGNGLPAKKNKSKRSKTNEQNINMKKSFSKFDDLQKRNVIHVRSRDSKKAQSLFRSTITEKLENCHQCKKPVYKMEEVILRLKTETTIFHKTCLRCNDCGKHLKFDSYNVHDGSLYCSMHFKLIFAPKVVCEEFTPRKPQLIISENQPIILPPDVARASDKPSLGLDELQQLNVRSKFKVFENGFKEHNNLVEHQDTAIAHSKSIQSTLTKLHKLGIPYSEVQKLDDNNNSDNNNGTTDDESDVNLMCSKKDLKRETPVGLGEAMNDIRSKFEQGDLMEKEGRREERKQEIQNIRSRLFLGKQAKIKEMYKLAVAESELAVTSVGKTPDILVIKPTQEIKNRFENGEVFKDKIPSSEVRFGIHADADVFESGISKASRNIFMELDANIISGLSTDVQYTLPDKKYRAHIKKGQENTDVDVIKSDSKPEEVKVATEELSQKFKFFETYSPAENKKKIFRMTPPREGVVKLPTPDSDPNRTINTNLYNDNVLQTTKTMSTILNKFREMEEQKMSDEHKENTPKPLKCFTPPPEISHHFITSDTEDEDESDYEKNSESDEKGSEIDPSNSCNNDNALHEAQNVARAKQLRAKFEKWQDNEIEREIKEGRVDIYSQLISNESIESAKTIRERFENMKNSNTKQENTSKTQIKRFV encoded by the exons ATGGACACTCAGAATCCAAATAGTTCAAAAATATCTTCCGGAAATGGATTacccgcaaaaaaaaacaaatcaaaaaggtcaaaaacaaacgaacaaaatataaatatg aaaaaaagtttttcaaaattcgaTGATCTACAAAAACGTAATGTAATTCATGTACGTTCACGAGATTCTAAAAAAGCTCAATCACTTTTTCGA TCTACAATTACTGAGAAGTTGGAAAACTGTCACCAATGCAAGAAACCCGTATACAAAATGGAAGAGGTCATTCTTAGGTTGAAGACAGAAACGACTATTTTTCATAAGACGTGCTTACGTTGCAACGACTGCGGCAAACACCTTAA ATTTGATAGCTATAATGTTCATGATGGAAGTCTATATTGCTCTATGCACTTTAAATTAATCTTTGCACCGAAAGTAGTTTGCGAAGAATTTACTCCACGAAAACCACAACTCATAATTAGCGAGAATCAACCAATTATATTACCGCCGGATGTTGCTAGAG CATCCGATAAACCGAGTCTTGGTCTTGACGAGCTTCAACAACTAAATGTGCGCtcaaaatttaaagttttcgaAAATGGCTTTAAGGAACATAATAATTTAGTAGAACATCAAGATACTGCTATTGCGCATAGCAAGTCAATACAGTCTACGCTAACTAAGCTTCATAAGTTAGGGATACCTTATTCAGAAGTACAAAAATTAGATGATAATAACAACAGTGACAATAATAACGGAACAACTGATGACGAAAGCGACGTGAATCTTATGTGCTCAAAAAAGGACTTGAAAAGAGAAACCCCCGTAGGCTTGGGGGAAGCAATGAATGATATAAGATCTAAGTTTGAGCAAGGCGACTTAATGGAAAAGGAAGGGCGCCGCGAggaaagaaaacaagaaatacaaaatatacgCTCTAGATTGTTTTTGGGTAAacaagcaaaaataaaagaaatgtataaattaGCTGTTGCTGAATCAGAACTGGCCGTTACATCTGTGGGTAAAACCCCAGATATTCTTGTCATTAAGCCCACTCAAGAAATAAAGAACCGATTTGAAAATGGTGAAGTTTTTAAAGATAAAATTCCATCGAGCGAAGTAAGGTTTGGTATTCATGCGGATGCGGACGTATTCGAGTCTG gAATAAGCAAAGCATCAAGAAATATCTTTATGGAACTAGATGCAAATATAATTTCGGGTTTAAGCACTGATGTGCAATATACCCTTCCCGATAAGAAATATCGGGCACATATTAAGAAAGGGCAGGAG AATACCGATGTTGACGTTATTAAATCCGACTCAAAGCCAGAAGAAGTTAAGGTCGCCACTGAAGAGTTGTcccaaaaattcaaattcttcGAGACATATTCTCCAGctgaaaataagaaaaaaatatttcgcatGACACCGCCACGTGAGGGCGTTGTAAAGTTGCCAACTCCTGACTCAGATCCGAATCGTACAATTAACACAAATTTATACAATGATAACGTTTTgcagacaacaaaaacaatgtcCACTATTTTGAATAAGTTTCGCGAGATggaagaacaaaaaatgaGTGATGAACACAAGGAAAACACACCAAAGCCATTGAAGTGTTTTACTCCCCCGCCTGAGATTTCACACCATTTTATTACATCAGATACTGAGGATGAAGACGAAAGTGACTATGAAAAGAATAGTGAAAGCGACGAAAAGGGGTCTGAAATTGATCCTTCTAACTCTTGTAACAACGATAATGCGCTTCACGAG GCGCAAAATGTTGCACGTGCTAAGCAATTGAGAGCgaaatttgaaaaatggcAGGATAACGAAATAGAACGTGAAATAAAGGAAGGTCGCGTCGACATATATTCACAGCTTATTTCAAACGAATCTATTGAAAGTGCCAAAAC AATACGGGAACGCtttgaaaatatgaaaaattcGAACACGAAACAAGAGAACACATCAAAAACTCAAATAAAACGATTTGTT TAA